In the genome of Neodiprion pinetum isolate iyNeoPine1 chromosome 2, iyNeoPine1.2, whole genome shotgun sequence, one region contains:
- the CycB3 gene encoding G2/mitotic-specific cyclin-B3, with amino-acid sequence MAPTKVLNGQNKQNATGIVIRKGITTRSHNSIANTKHLTVAKDPRIKRKADASPLKEKTTKRSALGNITNAIGKSLGAQVHDVKKITKKAATQNKPSTTSLQSLGKILAKPDNVVPIKPKPPARVPAKKKEDDKVEVPAKIANARRSLDLEKSEDSSLYVSALEDADESLKKSTQSNSRVDAKDGTAKEPEEKVQASPDPKIPTLSIATRLDAPPTNKLPTGVQWDFDAENWTDPYQVSYYAMDTFNYLKSREPLFLIGDYMERQVCLSRWMRSLLVDWMVEVQESFELNHETLYLAVKLVDLYLTKVTVGKETLQLLGAASLFIASKFDERIPPMVDDFLYICDGAYTRRELTRMEINVLKIIDFDLGIPLSYRFLRRYARCAKVSMPTLTLARYILEYSLMDYATIMYSDSKMAAAALFIALQMKDLGGWNATLEYYTGLKLEEIKEIVLALNQGLHRKPKEALATVRNKYSHKIFFEVAKVPLKEVLDI; translated from the exons ATGGCTCCAACCAAAGTGTTAAATGGCCAAAACAAACAGAATGCCACTGGCATAGTAATACGTAAAGGAATCACAACTAGAAGTCACAATTCAATAGCTAACACTAAGCACCTGACAGTTGCAAAAGACCCAAGGATCAAACGCAAAGCAGATGCCTCTCCCTTGAAAGAAAAGACAACAAAAAGATCAGCATTAGGAAATATCACCAAT GCCATCGGCAAGTCCTTAGGCGCACAAGTCCATGATGTTAAAAAGATCACAAAGAAAGCAGCGACCCAAAACAAGCCATCCACGACTTCCCTACAGTCCCTAGGAAAGATTTTAGCTAAGCCAGACAATGTTGTGCCAATCAAGCCGAAACCACCTGCACGTGTACCTgccaaaaaaaaggaagatgATAAAGTAGAAGTCCCAGCTAAAATAGCAAATGCAAGGCGCAGTTTAGATCTGGAAAAGTCTGAAGATAGTTCGCTGTATGTGAGTGCTTTAGAAGACGCTGAcgagagtttgaaaaaatcaacacAGAGTAATTCTagg GTTGATGCCAAAGATGGTACTGCAAAAGAGCCGGAAGAGAAGGTGCAGGCTTCACCTGATCCAAAAATACCTACTCTTTCGATTGCAACTCGCCTAGATGCTCCGCCTACTAACAAATTACCCACTGGTGTACAGTGGGATTTTGATGCTGAAAATTGGACTGATCCTTACCAAGTTTCTTATTATGCAATGGACACGTTTAATTACCTCAAAAGCCGGGAG CCATTGTTCCTGATTGGCGATTATATGGAAAGACAAGTTTGTTTATCTCGATGGATGAGATCTTTACTTGTCGATTGGATGGTTGAGGTCCAAGAATCCTTTGAATTAAACCACGAGACTTTGTATCTAGCTGTTAAATTAGTAGACTTGTACCTCACTAAAGTGACGGTTGGAAAAGAAACGCTCCAACTTTTAGGTGCAGCAAGTTTATTCATTGCAAGCAAATTTGAC GAAAGAATTCCGCCTATGGTCGACGACTTTTTGTACATCTGTGATGGTGCATACACACGTCGGGAACTAACTAGGATGGAAATtaacgttttgaaaattatcgacTTCGACCTAGGCATTCCACTTTCTTACAGGTTCCTCAGAAGATACGCCAGG TGTGCCAAAGTTTCTATGCCAACTCTAACCCTGGCTCGTTACATCTTGGAGTATTCGTTAATGGATTACGCAACAATAATGTACAGCGATAGTAAAATGGCAGCCGCTGCTCTATTCATTGCTTTGCAAATGAAGGATCTAGGTGGCTGGAATGCAACCTTAGAATACTATACGGGACTCAAACTTGAGGAGATTAAAGAAATCGTGCTGGCGCTAAATCAGGGATTACACCGGAAACCTAAAGAAGCATTAGCAACAGTTCGCAACAAATACAGTCATAA gaTATTTTTCGAAGTCGCAAAAGTGCCACTGAAAGAAGTATTAGATATATAG
- the Rubicon gene encoding run domain Beclin-1-interacting and cysteine-rich domain-containing protein, protein MMTSMQDPHIREHQQLLQYLRSTVEGLLVSQVSNVWNVYGGLNRLHKCMERIFRHGNRVFDSMGEPDCWIFIQGLNWLQPSLATSPSVHESDDYLSNIPVKIGSRKDLLWLYKSLESHSLSQKLSWLLSDKEHLLSCLEPWAFLCQESLAEATLICLRAVEKNQPSLLTEIDPCLFLPNWDLGKNSPNRHRRSSSYPTNLSYKKWGIVNIENTNSYEKYHTGIAGSTAQSNLNDRKISENPSSIMKERKCKINSEPVITKTDIDFSLKVWSSLPTLNENHENLHNLTIPQPTSPAKFFIGTNRTSYSCSTDSYKLSNVIKVDYTEVQSKGTTSNVDGKVFKKNSPVRKSRKKVKILHDKQLDMKSSDGSSDTLNYDDNIVKSVTEALPKSPKKPVEFKLKNLTSNTIKIGATRKTDIRKTTLLPDSAPEFTGSWSSEVEGQKDYRTPKKSFMEDGGSSVQPMATGYFPRPLEGQSLTSFLSSAQFTRANAELDRENAHFSISEAMIAAIEQVKCNNQLNLVDEIIDESDEEINNLKQRIRLRRRQRQQEKQRGAWSRDLLSDGKTDTTTTDQSVSPLSTSPGTPSESISTDDVDDLEVGDIRNISQLRNSGLSMSMGPLYSEAELCRTLTRHGTESTLTESIVSAEGVALCLIRRFSEKQLPRASELEWLVSEQDAPQQLLPLPTSWPVSPDEAENEDMTQATLLRGTMEWAPPRPQIIFTPQPAPVRRILMAKQNYRCAGCGMKVAVEYANRFRYCEYLGRYFCTGCHTNQLTILPGKILSKWDFNRYSVSNFSYRLLDQMTADPLFQVNDLNPLLYRRIKQLEKTRILRTQLFYLKDFLFTCRFAVELQEALHNEPIYILNDPHVYAIQDFVQVKVGLLPERLKDLVEACSSHVVQCELCLARGFVCELCCSKEIIFPWQVLKVMRCDDCGACFHAHCKQKSSRKECPRCKRLEARRTPMEETS, encoded by the exons ATGATGACATCTATGCAAGATCCACACATCAGGGAACACCAGCAGCTTCTACAGTACCTTCGATCTACTGTCGAAGGACTGTTAGTTAGTCAAGTCTCTAATGTCTGGAATGTGTACGGAGGTTTGAATCGACTCCATAAATGCATGGAAAGAATATTCAGGCATGGGAATCGAGTCTTCGATTCAATG GGTGAACCGGATTGTTGGATTTTCATACAAGGGTTAAATTGGCTACAACCCTCTTTGGCTACATCCCCATCTGTCCATGAGTCTGACGATTATCTTTCAAATATACCGGTAAAGATAGGATCACGAAAAGATCTGTTGTGGCTGTATAAGAG TTTGGAAAGTCATTCCCTCTCTCAGAAGCTTTCTTGGCTTTTATCGGACAAGGAGCACTTGTTGTCCTGCCTTGAACCTTGGGCTTTCTTGTGCCAGGAAAGTCTTGCAGAAGCTACTCTTATCTGTCTAAGAGCTGTCGAAAAGAATCAGCCCTCTCTTTTAACGGAAATTGATCCATGCTTG TTTCTTCCAAATTGGGATTTGGGTAAAAATAGTCCGAATAGGCATCGCAGATCATCATCTTATCCCACAAATCTATCTTATAAAAAGTGGGGTATTGTAAATATAGAGAATACAAATAGCTATGAAAAGTATCATACAGGTATAGCTGGGAGTACGGCGCAATCAAATTTGAATGATAGAAAGATTTCAGAGAATCCAAGCAGTATTATGAAGGAGaggaaatgtaaaataaattctgagCCAGTGATAACAAAAACTGATATTGACTTCTCTCTGAAAGTGTGGAGTAGTCTTCCTACATTAAACGAAAATCATGAAAACCTTCACAATTTAACTATACCTCAGCCCACGAGTCCAGCCAAGTTTTTTATTGGTACAAACAGAACATCATACAGTTGTAGCACTGACtcgtataaattatcaaatgtAATCAAAGTTGATTATACTGAAGTCCAGTCTAAGGGTACAACATCAAACGTAGacggaaaagtttttaaaaagaatagcCCGGTAAGAAAGTCTCGCAAGAAAGTAAAAATCTTGCATGATAAGCAGTTAGATATGAAGTCAAGTGACGGGAGTTCAGATACTTTGAATTATGACGACAATATTGTGAAAAGTGTAACTGAAGCATTACCTAAGTCGCCTAAGAAACCTGTAGAGTTCAAGTTGAAGAATCTTACCAGCAATACGATTAAGATTGGAGCAACCCGAAAGACTGATATACGAAAAACAACTCTGCTACCAGATTCAGCTCCGGAATTCACCGGGTCGTGGAGTTCAGAAGTAGAAGGTCAGAAGGATTATAGAACACCAAAAAAAAGCTTCATGGAAGACGGCGGTAGTAGTGTGCAGCCAATGGCTACAGGATATTTTCCCAGGCCCCTCGAGGGTCAGAGTCTCACAAGCTTTTTGTCATCAGCGCAATTTACTAGGGCTAATGCAGAGTTGGATAGAGAAAATGCACATTTCAGTATTTCTGAAGCTATGATAGCAGCCATTGAACAG GTGAAATGTAACAATCAGTTGAATTTGgttgatgaaataattgatgaaaGTGATGAGGAGATCAATAATTTAAAACAACGAATTAGGCTACGACGGCGACAAAGACAACAGGAAAAGCAAAGAGGTGCATGGAGTCGTGATCTTCTCAGTGATGGGAAGACAGATA CTACAACAACTGATCAAAGTGTCAGTCCATTATCGACTTCACCAGGAACACCATCTGAAAGTATTTCAACAGATGATGTTGACGATTTGGAAGTTGGTGACAtaagaaatatttctcaactAAGAAACTCCG GTCTATCTATGTCCATGGGACCGTTATATTCGGAGGCTGAATTATGTAGAACTCTGACGAGGCATGGAACAGAATCAACACTCACTGAAAGCATTGTGTCTGCTGAAGGTGTTGCTTTGTGTCTCATAAGACGGTtcagtgaaaaacaattgccGAGGGCTAGTGAATTGGAGTGGCTTGTTTCTGAACAGGATGCCCCACAGCAG cttcTTCCATTGCCAACTAGCTGGCCTGTTAGCCCTGATGAAGCTGAAAATGAGGATATGACTCAGGCGACCCTGTTGCGTGGAACGATGGAATGGGCACCTCCGCGGCCTCAAATCATTTTTACACCTCAACCAGCACCTGT ACGGAGAATACTTATGGCCAAACAGAACTATCGGTGTGCAGGATGTGGCATGAAAGTTGCTGTAGAATATGCGAATCGATTTCGATATTGTGAATATTTGGGAAGATATTTTTGCACTGGATGTCATACCAATCAGCTCACTATACTACctggaaaaattctttccaaaTGGGATTTTAATAG GTATTCCGTATCAAATTTCTCGTATCGATTGTTGGATCAAATGACAGCAGATCCTTTGTTTCAAGTAAACGACTTAAATCCACTGCTGTATAGACGCATTAAACAATTAGAAAAAACTAGAATATTACGGACACAGCTGTTCTATCTAAAAGATTTCCTATTCACCTGCCGATTTGCTGTAGA ATTGCAGGAAGCTTTACATAATGAACCAATATACATACTAAATGATCCACATGTATATGCTATTCAAGATTTTGTCCAAGTCAAAGTTGGACTGCTGCCTGAAAGATTGAAGGACTTAGTAGAAGCTTGTTCCAGTCACGTTGTGCAATGTGAA cttTGTCTAGCTCGGGGATTTGTGTGCGAACTATGCTGCTCGAAAGAAATTATATTTCCTTGGCAGGTGCTAAAAGTTATGAGATGTGATGATTGCGGAGCGTGTTTTCACGCCCATTGCAAACAGAAATCCAGTAGAAAGGAATGTCCGAGATGTAAACGATTAGAAGCAAGACGAACGCCGATGGAAGAGACATCTTGA
- the Dus2 gene encoding tRNA-dihydrouridine(20) synthase [NAD(P)+]-like, giving the protein MDERLDYSEKIILAPMVRIGTLPMRLLALDYGADIVYTEELIDWKLLRSVRRENDVLGTVDFIDKTDGTVIFRTCNREKKFVVLQLGTCDAERALKVGKMVQNDVAGIDVNMGCPKKFSILGGMGAALLEQPEMAKEILNRLVNGLMIPVTCKIRIFPTVDRTYALCKELVSTGISAIAIHGRTKDERPQHVNHCHIIREVAKQLPIPVIANGGSKEIEKHSDILKFKEETGCSSVMLARAAEWNCSIFRKEGILPIEDVIQSYLKYAIDYDNAPSNTKYCIQNILRELQETPKGKAFLEAQTLQQICSIWDMGDYCRTKRKEYLDRGIQGRFQVIPTSLDRQKGVKRKFEEDDVVVMQCAFIRNSYTHDLELPKTRLLKWTKENRTNFPVYHTEQEDKLFRSVVSVNGKKYSSSFWEKNKKWAEQGAALVCLCTLGAIDIDKLAKDGSIIK; this is encoded by the exons ATGGACGAAAGGCTGGATTATAGTGAGAAGATTATTTTAGCACCGATGGTCCGCATTGGAACGCTACCGATGCGACTTTTAGCCTTGGATTACGGCGCTGACATTGTTTATACAGAAGAGCTTATCGATTGGAAATTGCTACGCTCGGTTCGTCGAGAAAATG ACGTCTTGGGGACCGTTGATTTTATTGATAAAACGGACGGTACCGTAATATTCCGAACTTGCAATCGAGAGAAAAAGTTCGTTGTTCTTCAGCTTGGCACCTGTGATGCAGAGAGAGCCTTGAAAGTCGGAAAAATGGTGCAGAACGATGTAGCTGGTATCGACGTCAACATGGGATgtcccaaaaaattttcaattcttggCGGCATGGGAGCAGCGCTTCTTGAGCAACCAGAAATGGCCAAGGAAATTCTGAACAGACTAGTTAATGGATTAATGATTCCTGTCACGTGTAAGATCAGGATATTTCCAACGGTAGACAGAACTTATGCATTGTGCAAGGAACTAGTTTCAACGGGTATATCCGCGATCGCGATTCATGGAAGGACCAAAGATGAAAGACCACAACATGTAAATCACTGTCATATAATCAGAGAAGTTGCTAAACAATTGCCGATTCCAGTTATTGCAAATGGGGGGTCAAAGGAAATCGAAAAACATTCAGACatattgaaattcaaagaaGAAACAGGCTGCAGTAGTGTGATGCTCGCTAGAGCTGCTGAATGGAATTgttcaatatttcgaaaagAGGGTATACTCCCCATTGAAGATGTAATACAGTCTTATTTAAAATATGCTATTGACTACGACAATGCCCCATCGAATACAAAGTACTGTATACAAAATATTCTCCGAGAGTTACAGGAAACTCCAAAAGGAAAAGCGTTTCTAGAAGCTCAAACGCTTCAGCAGATTTG tTCTATCTGGGATATGGGAGATTATTGCAGGACTAAACGAAAAGAGTACTTAGACAGAGGCATTCAGGGTAGGTTTCAAGTGATCCCCACCTCTTTGGATCGACAAAAAGGagtgaagagaaaatttgaagaggATGATGTGGTTGTGATGCAGTGTGCTTTTATACGTAATAGCTACACTCATGATCTAGAGCTACCGAAGACGAGGCTTTTGAAATGGACCAAGGAAAACAGGACTAATTTCCCAGTCTATCATACTGAGCAAgaagataaattatttcgCTCAGTAGTATcagtgaatggaaaaaaatacagttcttcATTTTG ggaaaaaaacaagaaatggGCTGAGCAAGGAGCTGCACTAGTTTGTCTTTGCACTTTGGGGGCGATAGACATTGATAAGCTTGCAAAAGATGGAAGTATCATTAAGTGA
- the LOC124212854 gene encoding uncharacterized protein, producing MTDLSTTVAHLAKLGTSIVCMKYFNDPYSILVSDNHWATRAFQILLFHSILGIFRFGNPSTSKYLRGFYTLFSKIIHTLPFALIVTEILHWNKTSEQITLTLLILTVFPIVYESRSKERTRRHLIDVAVGLNLCALIYVSLISKNYSAISLVVSYAFTHFLLEDISDRYDVPYRDLLQYSLCFMEIFSILTLKDLQGNY from the exons ATGACAGATTTGTCAACAACTGTAGCTCACTTAGCTAAACTGGGTACCTCGATTGtttgtatgaaatatttcaacgatCCATACTCGATTCTTGTGAGCGATAATCATTGGGCTACGAGAGCTTTTCAAATTCTGCTCTTCCACTCCATACTGGGAATTTTTCGATTTG GTAATCCAAGCACCTCCAAGTATCTACGTGGATTCTACACATTGTTCTCAAAGATTATCCACACACTACCATTTGCTTTAATCGTTACAGAGATATTGCATTGGAATAAGACAAGTGAACAAATAACTCTAACGTTGTTGATTCTAACGGTTTTTCCCATTGTGTATGAGTCGAGGTCtaaagaaagaacaagacGACACTTGATCGATGTTGCTGTCGGCCTAAACTTATGTGCTCTTATCTATGTCTCCCTTATAAGTAAAAATTACAGTGCTATTAGCCTAGTCGTGTCTTATGCTTTTACACATTTCTTATTAGAAGATATATCTGATCGATATGATGTACCTTACAGAGATCTTCTTCAGTACAGTCTTTGTttcatggaaattttttccatactAACTCTGAAAGATCTTCAGGGCAATTACTGA